The sequence below is a genomic window from uncultured Fretibacterium sp..
CGGTGGACCTCGACCAGAGCAAGGTGATCATTGCCGAGTTCAACGAGGTCAAACTGGGTTTTGTGGTTGACGCGGTGGAGCGGATTTACCGCATCAACTCGGAGGACCTGGACTCCAGCCTGACGGGCAAATACCTTGGGGAATGGATCCTCTACGTCATCAAGCGCGACAGCCGGAACGTCCTGTTGCTGGATTACGAGGCTATCGTGCAGACGATCAGCCCGCAGCTCTCCATGCAGGGCAAGTGGGATCCCTCCCGCGCTGCCTCCCTGATGGAGGGGGTGAAGGACCCGACAGCAATCCGCATCGTCGTGGCTGAGGATTCGCCCCTTATCCGCAAGCAGATCAAGGATTCCCTGGCCTCGGGCGGCTTTACGAACCTCCTGCTCTGCTCGGACGGCAGGGAGGCCTACGATGCGATCATGAAGGAGGGGGAGCATTTCGATGTCCTGGTGACCGACGTCGAGATGCCCCGTCTGGATGGGCTTGCTTTGACCCGCCGCATCAAGGAGAATCCGGCGACGAAGGATCTGCCAATCATCGTCTTCTCCTCCATCATGGCGGAGGACATCAAGGTCAAGGCCGCTAGCGTCGGGGCGCGCTATCAGATCACCAAGCCGGAGATATCCCAACTGGTGGAGTACGTGGCCCGGATCGTCCGGGAAGGGCAGGAGGCGGCTCAGGCTTCCGGCGCCGCCTAGCGGAGGGGCCTCGCGGTTAGGCCGGAGGAGTCCCTCCGTTGCAAGGAGAAAAGCGCAGAGAACAGGATTTCAGTGCTGTTTCCCCCCGTTGCTGTATAGGTTGTTGTCGGTTCGAGTCGTCCTGTCTTCGGCGAGAGCTTCTTTAAGAGGACGATAAGCTGGAGGCCGGTAAATTGAAGGTCTGAGGTTAAATAATAGGAGGACGCTTTGCTTCCTTACTGGAATTCGGATCTGGACCTCGAGGTCGCGTCCTGGTTCCCCTTCGGGGTGGATTATCAGCCGATCTCCATGAATTCTCCTCTCAGCCCAAGGCTGAGGAGGGTGGCGGCGTTCTGTCTTGACCGGGGGAGTGAATTCTTCTTCATGTCCTCGCTTGGGACAGGGCCC
It includes:
- a CDS encoding chemotaxis protein produces the protein MQEVKKVITEVGTNEWQVVVFFLGEQSFAINVDKTREILRWPGCRVIPDSPKSLIGITSVRGEVLPMVDLRVFLGIEPSVDLDQSKVIIAEFNEVKLGFVVDAVERIYRINSEDLDSSLTGKYLGEWILYVIKRDSRNVLLLDYEAIVQTISPQLSMQGKWDPSRAASLMEGVKDPTAIRIVVAEDSPLIRKQIKDSLASGGFTNLLLCSDGREAYDAIMKEGEHFDVLVTDVEMPRLDGLALTRRIKENPATKDLPIIVFSSIMAEDIKVKAASVGARYQITKPEISQLVEYVARIVREGQEAAQASGAA